The Methylocaldum marinum genome includes the window GACCCTAAAGCATCCGGGCAGCTCGATTACGGATCAGGCAACCGCTCGACCCCATCCACGAAAAGCCTCTTCACCGAGCCATCGACGACATACGTCACGATAGACTTCTTCCCGACTGCGCCGTAGGACACGCCGTTCCATGTCACTCTGCCGTCCCTGACCTCAACCCGGTCGCCATTAAGCGAAATTTTCCCCTGCTGACCGCTTATGACGGCCTGCCCGTTCGCGTGCCCGAGCGAAACGGAGGACACTGAACTGGATATGGTCGAATTAGAGATACTGGCGGCATTAACGGATGCGTATTGTGTCGTCGAGCTCATAAATACCAGCGATGAAACGAAAGTCGTGAACTGTTCCTTGTTCATGGTGCCTCCAGGGTGACTCAAAGGTCACTCCAATCCTAACGCTGTTACCATCGGCAGGCCAGTGACTTTAGATTCCCCCTCACCTGACAGCTTGACCGCCTCAGGCGCCGGGCTGCCAAGGACGAACCTGACTGTTCTACCGACCCGAAACCTCCGGCCGCCCTGCCTTGCGCAACAACCGCTCCGCCACCATCAAGGCGTCCACCGGCTCGCGGTGCAGATAGACCTTTACAGGGCACGCTTTCCTTGCTTCTGCTGTTCTGTCGCAGAACCGCCACCATCATGTCACGTATTCGTAAACCGAATGAAACGTTGTACGCCTATGATCCGGCGCGAACATCACGGTGCGCCACACGGTTCTTGTGCTCGACCCGACCGAGAGTAGATATGAATTGCCCATGGCACGAACGGAACGGGTTTACGCGTGAATCGCGCGGCGCTACTAAGGGAGCATCTCGCTTCGATTGATCGGCATTGCGCGACTATGCCGCTCGCTTTGAATCGCTAGACATTAGCCGCAGGTCCGACGCACTGTGACGGCAGGGGCAATCCCCTGTCATCGTTGCGCTGATTCGCCGACCGGTGACGAGCGCCCATGAGGCAATGTTCGTCCGACGGAGAGGGCGGCCTCCGCACCCATCATGACGTTATTGGAGATTCGCATGCAGCCCAGAGTAATGATCATCGCCGGCCTATTGAGCGGCATTATGTCCGTCGGCCTTCCCGGTATCGGCAATACCGTTCACGCGGCGTCCCCCGACCTGTCGACCCGCCCCGCGGGCCCCAGCCCCGACGGTCTGACGGGCATCACCCCTAACAACTGGCAAGTTACCCCCGTTGGAGAGAAGATCCGGCTCGGCCACGTGCCCCTCGGCATGATCCTCAGTCCGGACGGCAACGACCTACTGATCAGCAATAACGGTTACGGTCCGCACTCCCTCATGCGCATCGATCGAGCAAATCTTACCATTCGCGATCACCTTCCCTACGACGCGCCGGAAGGCCTGTTCATCGGACTAGCCTACAGCAGGGACGGCAGGCGTATTTATGCCTCGGGTGGCCATACCAACCTGGTGCGCGTTTATGAGGTGACGGAGAGTGGCATCGCTGAAACCGGGCAAATTCAGGTGGATCCCCGCCGCACGGGCGGCTTCATTACCAGCATCGCCCTGTCGGCCGACGAGAGCCGGCTGTTCGCGGCCAACCACCAAGGCGGGGATGTGGCGGTTCTAGACCCCGTCGCTGGCACCGTCACCCACCGAATCCCGATGGGTGAAAGCGCCGACCCCTATAACGCCAGCATGTTTCCGTACGGTGTACTGCTCAGTGCCGGCGGCAAAAAGCTCTATGTGTCCAACTGGAAGGAAGGCAATGTCGCCGTTGTGGATGTGAGTAACCCGGATTCCGCTGCGGTGACCAAACGCATCGCGGTGGGCCAGCACCCTAACGTCATGGTCTTCAGCCCCTCCGGCGACCGGCTGTACGTGGCCAACGCCAACAGCGACAACGTTTCCGTGATCGACACCGACACGGATGCCAGGCTGTTCGACATCGACGTGCGGCCTTACAAGAACGCTCCCTCGGGCAGCACACCCAATGCCCTGGCAGTCTCCCCCGGCGGCGAAACCCTCTACGTGTTGAACGCCGGTGAGAACGCCGTGGTCGTGGTCGATCTGAAAGGTGAGAAAAAGAATCCGAAAAGCCGCTATAAGGTAAGGGGCCGCATCCCCACCGGCTGGTACCCGACGGCGCTCAGCATCAGCCCGGCCGGCGACAAGCTCTACGTCGCCAACTCCAAGGACGTGGGCTTGGGCCAGAACGCCTATCCTCAGAGCTATGTCGGCGATCAGATGATCGGCTCGCTATCCGTGATCGACGTCCCAGATCAGGGCACGCTGAAACGCTACACTCGCCAGGTCAACGAGAACAACATGGTGGCCCGCGGCAAGGCCGTAACAGCAGGCGGCAAACATGGGGAACCCCATGCCCACTCCGGCATCCTCAAGCAGCTACCCATCCGGCATGTGGTTTATATCGTCAAGGAAAACCGCACCTATGACCAAATCTTCGGAGACCTTCCGAAGGGCAATGGAGACTCCAGCCTGCTCATGTTCGATGATCGGAGTGCCCCCAACCATCGCCGTCTGGCCCGCGAATTCGTGCTTCTGGACAACACCTACTGCGATGCGGAGATCAGCAAGGACGGCCATGAACGCTCCATGGGCGGCAACGCTACGGACTATACGATGAAGGTCTGGCCGAGTGACTACTCCGGCCGCGGCACCCTGACCAACCGGGCACTGATCGCCATCACCAATGTGCCCGGCGGCTACTTGTGGGACGCTGCCCGGGCGGCCGGCATCAGCTACCGCTCCTACGGCGAGTACGTGATCAACGGCAAAACATACGCCGACGGCAGTTACGAGCCCGCCACCACCCGCATGCCCGCTCTGGTGGACCACTTTTCGCCGATGTACCGCACCTACGACCTGAAGCATATGGACATCAAGCGAGCCGAGGTGTGGCTCGAGGAGTTCGAATCCTATAAGAAGAACGGCGGCTTCCCCAACCTCTCCATCATCAGCCTTCCCAACGACCATCTCGCCGGCACCCGCCCCGGTTATCCCACTCCCCAGGCCATGATGGCGGACAACGATCTGGCCTTGGGACGCATCGTCGACGCCATCTCCCATTCCCGATTCTGGCCCAACACATTGATCATGGTCATCGAGGACGATACCCAGAACGGTTTCGACCATGTCGATTCCCACCGCACGCCGGCCTTGCTCATCGGCCCCTACGTCAAACGCCGAGCCGTCGACAGCACTCACTACAGTACTGTATCCATGATCCATACAGCCGAGGTATTGCTGGGTCTCAAGCCCATGAGCCAGTTCGACGCCGCCGCCAACACCATGAATCGAAGTTTTACGACCCGTCCCGATTTCACGCCTTACGAGCATATCGTACCCGCCCAGGATCTCTATGAAATGAACCCCGCGTTGGCTTCCCTGCAGGGGGAAAAGCGCGGGCTCGCGGAGCGTTCGATGAAACTCGATCTTGCCGAAGTGGACGCCGCAGACACGCACGAGTACAACGCGATTCTTTGGAAGGCGATCAAGGGTAGCCAGCCTATTCGGCCGCTGAGCCGCCAGCCGCGCGAACCCGGTATTAAGGAAGTATTGCTGGTCTCCCGGACCGACTAATAACGTCTACGAGCCCCGGGAGCGGCGCTTCGGTTACCTCGAATGCCGGGCGAACCGGCTCGGCATCTTCGGCGGCGTGCGCCTCAACATCTCCTACAAAGACCAGCGGGAAGGAGAAGAAATCGTCGGGCAACGGACACTCGGCATCGAGGCGCGCGAGCTCACCGGCTTCGATACGATTGGCTTCACGCTGCGTATGAGAGCTGGGCCGTGTATCTTCAGGACGAGGCCCATCTTCTGGGGCGCGTTCGGCATCCGCGACAACCACTACGAAGCGGTCGGCGAGGTGGCCGACCAAACCCTCGGCTTCGAGACGGACGCCGTCGCCGGCAACCTCAACCTGGCTTACCGGCTCACGCCGAATCTCAATCTGGTGGGAGGCCTGGCGTTCGGATTCCGCGCACCCAACATGGAGGATTTTTTCGGCCGCGTGGACTTCTTCAACGAAATTCCCAATACGTCTCTTCAGCCCGAGGAATCCTTCAGCAAGGAAATCGGCCTCAAGTATCGCAGCCAGGCGCTGAGCGCCGAGGTGTTTTACTTCCACACCGACTACGAGGGATTCATCGACCGGGCCACCGTGGGCCGGCAACCCGACGGCACGCCGATCAAGCAGCGCCGGAACATCAACGATGCCGAAATTCAGGGGGTGGAAGCCGGCACCGAGTTCTGGCTGAACCCGCAATGGCGATTCGGGGCGAGCCTGACCTGGACCGAAGGCCGCGATGCGCAGACCAAGGCTCACGCAATACGAGGAAAGCTTAGGAGAAGCGCGCCAGGGTGAATACCGCTCCGACTCCGACCACCCACCAGTAGGCCGCGGGCAGTCGGCACAGGTTCTCCCGCCGAATAGGATTGACAGCGGGCCGTTCCGATTTCTTTTCCGGCTCCTTTACGGCGAAGAACAGCAACGCTACCGCGAGGAACCCGGGGATGATCGCCACCCAGAACACGGCGCGTAAGTCGTTCGCCCAGAGCAGCATCAGTCCCATGGCGAGGAGCGGGCCGAGGAAGGCGCCCACCGTGTCGAGCGACTGGCGCAGGCCAAAGGCCGCGCCGCGTACCTCGGGTGGCGCGATGTCCGCTACCAGCGCGTCGCGCGGCGCACCCCGGATACCCTTGCCAACCCGG containing:
- a CDS encoding bifunctional YncE family protein/alkaline phosphatase family protein, yielding MQPRVMIIAGLLSGIMSVGLPGIGNTVHAASPDLSTRPAGPSPDGLTGITPNNWQVTPVGEKIRLGHVPLGMILSPDGNDLLISNNGYGPHSLMRIDRANLTIRDHLPYDAPEGLFIGLAYSRDGRRIYASGGHTNLVRVYEVTESGIAETGQIQVDPRRTGGFITSIALSADESRLFAANHQGGDVAVLDPVAGTVTHRIPMGESADPYNASMFPYGVLLSAGGKKLYVSNWKEGNVAVVDVSNPDSAAVTKRIAVGQHPNVMVFSPSGDRLYVANANSDNVSVIDTDTDARLFDIDVRPYKNAPSGSTPNALAVSPGGETLYVLNAGENAVVVVDLKGEKKNPKSRYKVRGRIPTGWYPTALSISPAGDKLYVANSKDVGLGQNAYPQSYVGDQMIGSLSVIDVPDQGTLKRYTRQVNENNMVARGKAVTAGGKHGEPHAHSGILKQLPIRHVVYIVKENRTYDQIFGDLPKGNGDSSLLMFDDRSAPNHRRLAREFVLLDNTYCDAEISKDGHERSMGGNATDYTMKVWPSDYSGRGTLTNRALIAITNVPGGYLWDAARAAGISYRSYGEYVINGKTYADGSYEPATTRMPALVDHFSPMYRTYDLKHMDIKRAEVWLEEFESYKKNGGFPNLSIISLPNDHLAGTRPGYPTPQAMMADNDLALGRIVDAISHSRFWPNTLIMVIEDDTQNGFDHVDSHRTPALLIGPYVKRRAVDSTHYSTVSMIHTAEVLLGLKPMSQFDAAANTMNRSFTTRPDFTPYEHIVPAQDLYEMNPALASLQGEKRGLAERSMKLDLAEVDAADTHEYNAILWKAIKGSQPIRPLSRQPREPGIKEVLLVSRTD
- a CDS encoding TonB-dependent receptor plug domain-containing protein, coding for MRLNISYKDQREGEEIVGQRTLGIEARELTGFDTIGFTLRMRAGPCIFRTRPIFWGAFGIRDNHYEAVGEVADQTLGFETDAVAGNLNLAYRLTPNLNLVGGLAFGFRAPNMEDFFGRVDFFNEIPNTSLQPEESFSKEIGLKYRSQALSAEVFYFHTDYEGFIDRATVGRQPDGTPIKQRRNINDAEIQGVEAGTEFWLNPQWRFGASLTWTEGRDAQTKAHAIRGKLRRSAPG
- a CDS encoding MFS transporter, yielding MNRFNQSAIASPSGVRIPIAIWALGFVSLLMDISSELIHSLLPVFLVTSLGASALVVGLIEGTAEATALIVKVFSGALSDYWGKRKPLAFLGYGLGAVSKPLFALATSSGLVLAARLMDRVGKGIRGAPRDALVADIAPPEVRGAAFGLRQSLDTVGAFLGPLLAMGLMLLWANDLRAVFWVAIIPGFLAVALLFFAVKEPEKKSERPAVNPIRRENLCRLPAAYWWVVGVGAVFTLARFS